GAAGTTAAAAATAAATTTAATAATTTAAACGATATAAATCTTCATTTCGAGGGAGGGTTCCCTAGCGCAGAACGTAAAAGGATATGTTTCACAAGATCTGAAGAAATAATGAAATCTCCCTCTATCGATATTCCTATAAAAGGTATTTATATAAAAGGGAATTTCTTGTTTGATAGAGCCAAAGAAAATGACTTTAGAGACGTCTTACATGAACTTGACGTGGAGGCAGGTGAAATTGGAGACATTTGGTTAATTAGAGATAGAGGAGCTCAAGCTATGTGCTCGCAAAAATGTGCCAATTCAATTCATCAAAAAATTGGAAAATTAAGAGAAGTTGAATTAGTAATTGAAGCATTAGATGAAAACGAGATGGAGATCCCTTTTAAGAGAGCAGAAAAAATAATTAATACAGTTGAAGCTTCTAAAAGGATTGACGCAATAGCTTCTGCAGGCTTTGGTTTATCAAGATCAAAAATAACGACTCAAATAAGACAAGGCTGTTTACGACTTAATTGGACTTTGAATGATCAGCCCAACAAATCGGTAAGTATTGGAGACCTTATTCATTTGGAGAACAAAGGTTCACTTAAAGTTTTAAATATCGACAAAACGAAAAAGGAACGTTGGAGAATCAAATTACTAAGGCAATGATTATTAGGTCCTATTGCCTGCTAATTTTATTGAGGAACTTAGTTTAAGTCCTAAGTTTATTTTTGAGGGCGATTAGCTCAGAGGTAGAGCACTACCTTGACACGGTAGGAGTCACTGGTTCGATTCCAGTATCGCCCATTGAACAAATTCAAGATTGCATGGGTATTTGACTGGTTAGAAGTTCTTTACTTATCAAACATTTGATGAAGCTTAATCCATGTAATTTCACTCTCACTCTGATCTACTAGATCAATTAGAGAATACTCAACATTCTTTGATTCTTGCAATGCTTTTTGTTCTAACATTTCGCTACTATCAATTTTTGCAGGCATTAAACAGAATCTAATTCCTTTGTATCAAAACAACAGTTAAAGAATAAAGCCAGAAGTATTAATGTTTTTTTAATCTTATTAAAATCAAGTTAAAAAACTCCTTCGTAAAATCATTCATATTTGTAGCAAGAAAATGTATTCGAGTAATAATGCATAAGATATCTTTGTTTAAGAATCAAATCTAAATTAAATTGTCAAAACAAAATCAATCAAATCAATTACATGTTGTACTTGGACTAGGTAGCTCAGGTATCAGTGCTGCGAAGCTACTAAAATCAGAGGGGAAAAACGTTTTAGTATTAGAAAACAATTCAAATAAAAAACTAATAAATATATCTGATAAGTTAAAGTCAGAAGGAATCAATGTTATTTTACTAGGCGAACAACTACATATTAATAATTTTACACCATGGATAGAAAGAATTTATTCAATTGTTGTAAGTCCAGGAATAGATTGGAAGCATGTAACACTAAAAGAATTAAGAAATAGAAATATCAATATTCAAGGAGAAGTCGAGTTGGCTTGGGAGAGATTAAATCATATTCCTACTATTGGTATTACAGGAACAAATGGGAAAACGACCGTGACCAATATGCTTAACCATGTCCTTAAATTGAATAATTTAATTACTGAAATGGGAGGGAATGTTGGGAAAGCATTATCTAAAATTGCTTTAGAGAGTATGAACGATAATTATCAAGAATTAAATTGGCTAGTTTTAGAATTAAGTAGTTATCAGATTGAAAGTTCACCCAAAGTAGAGCCGACAATAGGCATATGGACAACATTCACACCTGATCATTTAGAAAGACATCTTGATATAGAATCATATTTCAAAATCAAGCGAAGTTTACTAGAGAAATCATCTGTTCGAATTTATAACTCTGATGATAAGAATTTATCCAATAAGAGAAAAGAATTACCTCAGGGTATCTGGGTTGGAACAAATAATCCCTCCTCTTACTCTTATCATCCAAAATTCTGGGTCGATAAAGAAGGTTATATTTTTGAGGACACAAAGCAACTATTTCATAAATCTATACTAAAGATACCTGGCAATCATAACTTGCAAAATCTCTTGCTCGTAACAGCTGCAGCAAGAGAAATAGGTCTCGATCATTCATCAATTGCTACATCTATAAGTTCTTTTAAAGGCATCCCTCATAGGTTGGAGAATCTAGGGAAAATAAACAATCTAAGGTTCTATAATGATAGTAAAGCTACTAATTTCGACTCATCAATAACTGCTTTAAAATCTATTCCTAGTCCTATAATTTTACTAGCTGGCGGTATACAAAAGAAGGGGGATTTTCTTCCATGGATAAAGCAAATAAAGCAATCTACAAATGGAATAGTATTATTTGGACTTAGTGCAAATAATTTACAGAAAGCACTTTTAAATTCTTCTTATAAAGGAGACATAATTGTCAAAAAAAATCTAGAAGAGGCCACAATAGCTTCTATTGATTTAGCAAGAAAAGTAACATCAAAAAGTATATTATTATCTCCAGCCTGTGCAAGTTTCGATCAATATCAAAACTACGAAGAAAGAGGTGATCATTTCAAAGAACTAGTAAAAAGGCATATAGATAGCAATGATCTACTTTTTTAAAACGTAATATATTTGGTCGGGGATCCACCCTTAGGGGTGATTTTAAACGTGATAACTTTAAAAAAGATTTACTTATATGAATTGAATAACAACCAATTCTCAAAAAACGCAATTAGTCATAAGGAATTAAATGACTTTTTGATCAAAGCCCAAAAAGATATAACCTCAAGAAATTCCTCTGAATACAAAAGAATAAAGGAAGAACAGGATTTCAATGATTTAATTAAAAATTGGACAGAAACAAGTCAAAAAATATTATTAATGATGAATAAAAAAGAGGAACTTCTTACAAAGAATAAAAATTCTAAATCTCTAATTGCCTTTGGGGCAATGGGGGCACATATAAATATGGCTTTACAAGCTCTTAAAGCAACTGGATCTAGTTAATAAAATTAAATATACTAGGTTTATTACATAAGAAATGAAAATAACAAAATGTACTTTAAAAAAAATATAATTAGTTTTTAAATCCTTTTAATAGGGGTTGTACATTTCAAATTACCTTGTCCGAGCAAAATCAAAATCCACTTGTTCTTTTACCAGAGTCAACCGCCAAGTTGATCAAGCCGATATCAGGTAAAAGCAAGGGGTCCGGTGATGATTTAATTTATTGTCACCTATATGGCGTTGTAGGTGATTGGTACCTTTCGGAAATATCAGAAGACAGGGAACGAGCCTTTGGATTTCAAATAATAAATTCTGAACCTGTTTGGGAAATGGATAATTGGTTAACTAATTCCACCACATGGGGAGAAATCCCGATAAAACAACTACAAGAACTTGTAAATGAGAAGTTTTTAAAAGAGAAAGATATTCGTTTTTTGATTACAAGAGATTTATTTTGGGCACCTATCAAGTTTTCAGCAATTAATATTGATCAAAATACTCTTTTCTATCCAGGTACAACTGATAGAAATTTATCATGAATATATAAAAAAATAAATCTCACATACCTAAAAAATTTCTGTTTAAAATGAAAGAAATAGACCCCAAAAGTGATCCTCTCTATTTATTAACAAAAGCCGTAGAGCAAGGAGATCCTCAAGTTTCAAAGAAAGTAAAGGACCGTCTTGATAAGTCTGATGACCCTTCAGAGATGAGATATTTAGAAGGATTACTTATACTACTTGGTGAGAAGCCTGGGGAACTAGAAGATCCACCCGACGTAGAAGATGATCCTGATGAATATTGGCAAGAAAATGATTACTTTGAGGTCTAGCTTAAAGTAATAGCCACTCCAATAAAAGATAAAAAAGAATAAAAAATTGTCAATTTATTTATTTCATCTCCCTCTCTTTTTGAAATAAAAAGTGCAAAGACAGGAGAAAGACTTAACAAAGTCCAACCAATCCCAATAGGTAAAAATTTAAACACCATCTGTTGAAATAATATTCCAAAATTAGTACCAAGTAGGGTTGATAAAATCAAATTTGAATGATTTTGTTTAGTGATTGATCTGTTATTAAGAAGATTTAAAAAATCTTTTTTAAAAATTAAAAATAAAAATATTGATGCGGATAAAAGTCTTATTTCAGTGGTTTGTAATGGGGTTAATGTAGAACTAATTAAAATTATCCTTGACAATAAAGCGGCCAAAACTGCACAAAGAACCGACCCTAATGCGCAGAGAATGCCTAGAATGTTAATTTGTTTAGAGTCTTCTTTTTGAAATGTATTTTGACGTACAATCATAAATAAAGAAAAAGATACAATCAAAGATCCTATCCATACTTTTTGAGGGTATATCTCATCGATACTAAATGTTCCTAAAGTAGTTGCAATTAGAGGCGTTAACGCTTCAAATGAAAGCGTTTTTCTAGTCCCTATTATTTTTAAAGAATTTATATATAAAGTATCCCCTATAGAAATACCGATAATTCCACTTATCATCAAAACAATTATAGAAAACACATCAGAGAACCAAGTTATCGTTAGGACAACTGGTAAAAAGAAGATTGAGGCAAGAACATTTTTATAAATATTAATTTGCCTAGGAAGTAACTTTTCAGATTCTCTACGCCAAATAGAGCAAGCAAAAGTCCAAGAAAGTACTGCAGATATTGCTGCAAAAAAACCAATCATATTAAAGCTTTTAGATTAATAAGTTTTGAAATTATCTATCTATTCATTAAAAGTTTAGGAAGCAAGTAACTCACATAATTTATTATCTAAGAAACTAACTACTTTTTTGCATTCTAGGCTGTTTCTTTTACTATTTAAATTAAGCTTGTCATCACTCCAGACTTCTAATACATCAGGAAAGTGCTTTTCCATACACAAATCACAAATCCCATGACTAAAACGAATATCTGCAATTTTTGAAAGGTATTTTTCTAGATGCTGCCACTCCCCATCAGAATCTCTGACCTCTTTGCAATATGAACATGTCGTTAAAATACCCTCGGTATTATGCATATGAGTGAGAGCATCTAGAAGACGAATAGATCTTTTACGAAGTTCTAATAAGGTTACAACCTGTCTAGATAATGCCTCCATGATTTGATGCTGTTGATCAGATAAATGCCCAGGCTTTCTATCAATCACGCAGAGTGTGCCTATTCTCTGATCATTTGGGGTTTGTAATGGGAAACCAGCATATAAACGAATTTTTGGCTCCTCAACTACTAGAGGATTTGATTTAAATCTTTCATCTAATAGAGCATCCTCAATAATCAAAGGTTCTGGACTAGCAATTGCATGAGCACAAAAAGAAACGTCCCTTGATGTTTCTTTCGTCTCAAACCCACACATTGATTTAAACCATTGCCTATCGGTATCAACCAAACTCATTAAAGAGATAGGAGTTCCACAAGTTAAAGAAGCAATTTTTGTAATGTCGTCATAGCATTGCTCAGGCTGAGTACCAAGAATTCTGTACTCAGCAAGAGCTCTTAAGCGCTCTTCTTCATTGCTTATTTTTGGGGCACCGAAACCCAAAATAATTCCTTATATTGCTTAACTTTAAGAATAGATAATTCTGACATATAAAAACTAATCTCTTCTCAATAAATAATAATTAAGTTTCTATAAGAAAAGCTTCAATACAATTAA
This is a stretch of genomic DNA from Prochlorococcus marinus str. MIT 0912. It encodes these proteins:
- a CDS encoding photosystem II S4 domain protein; this translates as MHLPKENILFKSPFRYELENLLYYAEKALTDRIAIWTPFVSAQLIEEVKNKFNNLNDINLHFEGGFPSAERKRICFTRSEEIMKSPSIDIPIKGIYIKGNFLFDRAKENDFRDVLHELDVEAGEIGDIWLIRDRGAQAMCSQKCANSIHQKIGKLREVELVIEALDENEMEIPFKRAEKIINTVEASKRIDAIASAGFGLSRSKITTQIRQGCLRLNWTLNDQPNKSVSIGDLIHLENKGSLKVLNIDKTKKERWRIKLLRQ
- a CDS encoding GAF domain-containing protein: MGFGAPKISNEEERLRALAEYRILGTQPEQCYDDITKIASLTCGTPISLMSLVDTDRQWFKSMCGFETKETSRDVSFCAHAIASPEPLIIEDALLDERFKSNPLVVEEPKIRLYAGFPLQTPNDQRIGTLCVIDRKPGHLSDQQHQIMEALSRQVVTLLELRKRSIRLLDALTHMHNTEGILTTCSYCKEVRDSDGEWQHLEKYLSKIADIRFSHGICDLCMEKHFPDVLEVWSDDKLNLNSKRNSLECKKVVSFLDNKLCELLAS
- a CDS encoding EamA family transporter — encoded protein: MIGFFAAISAVLSWTFACSIWRRESEKLLPRQINIYKNVLASIFFLPVVLTITWFSDVFSIIVLMISGIIGISIGDTLYINSLKIIGTRKTLSFEALTPLIATTLGTFSIDEIYPQKVWIGSLIVSFSLFMIVRQNTFQKEDSKQINILGILCALGSVLCAVLAALLSRIILISSTLTPLQTTEIRLLSASIFLFLIFKKDFLNLLNNRSITKQNHSNLILSTLLGTNFGILFQQMVFKFLPIGIGWTLLSLSPVFALFISKREGDEINKLTIFYSFLSFIGVAITLS
- a CDS encoding MATH domain-containing protein, with the protein product MILNVITLKKIYLYELNNNQFSKNAISHKELNDFLIKAQKDITSRNSSEYKRIKEEQDFNDLIKNWTETSQKILLMMNKKEELLTKNKNSKSLIAFGAMGAHINMALQALKATGSS
- the murD gene encoding UDP-N-acetylmuramoyl-L-alanine--D-glutamate ligase, with the protein product MSKQNQSNQLHVVLGLGSSGISAAKLLKSEGKNVLVLENNSNKKLINISDKLKSEGINVILLGEQLHINNFTPWIERIYSIVVSPGIDWKHVTLKELRNRNINIQGEVELAWERLNHIPTIGITGTNGKTTVTNMLNHVLKLNNLITEMGGNVGKALSKIALESMNDNYQELNWLVLELSSYQIESSPKVEPTIGIWTTFTPDHLERHLDIESYFKIKRSLLEKSSVRIYNSDDKNLSNKRKELPQGIWVGTNNPSSYSYHPKFWVDKEGYIFEDTKQLFHKSILKIPGNHNLQNLLLVTAAAREIGLDHSSIATSISSFKGIPHRLENLGKINNLRFYNDSKATNFDSSITALKSIPSPIILLAGGIQKKGDFLPWIKQIKQSTNGIVLFGLSANNLQKALLNSSYKGDIIVKKNLEEATIASIDLARKVTSKSILLSPACASFDQYQNYEERGDHFKELVKRHIDSNDLLF